One genomic window of Camelina sativa cultivar DH55 chromosome 5, Cs, whole genome shotgun sequence includes the following:
- the LOC109132971 gene encoding uncharacterized protein LOC109132971: MKTTSSGIGGTKRKMWSRGVGGVVREQKAKLYIIRRCVVMLLCWHD; encoded by the coding sequence ATGAAGACGACCAGTTCGGGGATAGGAGGAACGAAGAGGAAGATGTGGAGCCGTGGAGTGGGAGGAGTGGTTAGAGAGCAAAAGGCTAAGCTTTACATCATAAGGAGGTGTGTCGTCATGCTTCTTTGTTGGCATGActga
- the LOC104787940 gene encoding serine/threonine-protein kinase STN7, chloroplastic, whose protein sequence is MATISPGGAYIGTPSPFLGKKLKPYSLTSPISSSNSKPTVKLSSDCRAQLIDAVHNLFVGVGVGLPCTVMECGDMIYRSTLPKSNGLTITAPGVALALTALSYLWATPGVAPGFFDMFVLAFVERLFRPTFRKDDFVVGKKLGEGSFGVVYRVSLSKKRSNEDGEYVLKKATEYGAVEIWMNERVRRACGNSCADFVYGFLEKSSKKGPEYWLLWKYEGESTLSGLIQSKEFPYNVETIILGKVQDLPKGLERENKIIQTIMRQLLFALDGLHSTGIVHRDVKPQNIIFSEGSRSFKIIDLGAAADLRVGINYIPKEFLLDPRYAAPEQYIMSTQTPSAPSAPVAAALSPVLWQMNLPDRFDIYSIGLIFLQMAFPSLRSDSNLIQFNRQLKRCEYELTAWRKLVEPRANADLRRGFQLLDLDNGIGWELLTSMVRYKARQRISAKAALAHPYFDRQGLLALSVMQNLRMQYFRATQQDYSEAANWVIQLMARNGTEKDGGFTETQLQELREKEPRKKASAQRNALASALRLQRKLVKTVTETIDEISDGRKTVWWNRWIPREE, encoded by the exons ATGGCTACAATATCTCCGGGAGGAGCTTACATCGGAACTCCCTCACCGTTTCTCGGCAAGAAACTCAAACCTTACTCTCTAACCTCACCGATTTCGAGTTCTAATTCTAAACCAACTGTGAAGCTAAGTTCCGATTGTCGCGCTCAATTGATCGACGCAGTTCACAATCTCTTCGTCGGAGTTGGTGTCGGACTTCCATGTACGGTGATGGAGTGTGGAGATATGATCTATCGCAGTACTTTGCCGAAATCGAACGGTTTAACGATCACTGCTCCTGGAGTGGCGTTAGCTCTCACTGCTTTATCGTATCTTTGGGCTACACCTGGCGTTGCTCCTGGTTTTTTCGATATGTTTGTTCTTGCTTTCGTTGAGAGATTGTTTAGACCTACTTTTAGGAAG GATGATTTTGTTGTGGGGAAGAAATTAGGAGAAGGTTCGTTTGGTGTTGTGTATAGAGTCTCATTATCCAAGAAACGTTCTAATGAG GATGGTGAGTATGTTTTGAAGAAGGCGACTGAATATGGCGCAGTGGAAATTTGGATGAACGAGAGGGTTCGAAGAGCCTGTGGTAATAGCTGTGCTGATTTTGTTTATGGATTTCTCGAG AAGTCTTCAAAGAAAGGACCTGAATATTGGCTGTTATGGAAATATGAAGGAGAATCAACACTTTCTGGTTTGATCCAGAGTAAAGAATTCCCTTATAAT GTAGAAACTATCATCCTTGGGAAAGTACAAGACTTGCCTAAAGGGttggaaagagaaaacaaaattattcagACTATCATGAGGCAACTCTTGTTTGCATTGGATGGTCTTCACTCAACCGGGATTGTCCATAGGGATGTTAAGCCTCAGAACATTATATTCTCAGAAG GTTCTCGTTCTTTCAAGATCATCGATCTTGGAGCTGCAGCTGATTTGAGAGTGGGAATTAACTACATTCCAAAAGAGTTTCTCCTGGATCCAAG GTATGCAGCACCTGAGCAATACATCATGAGCACCCAAACTCCATCTGCACCTTCAGCACCTGTTGCAGCTGCACTTTCCCCTGTCCTGTGGCAG ATGAATTTGCCTGACAGGTTTGATATCTACAGCATTGGTCTCATCTTCCTTCAAATG GCATTCCCATCCTTACGATCTGACAGCAACCTCATTCAGTTCAACCGCCAGTTGAAAAGGTGCGAGTATGAGTTAACTGCTTGGAGAAAATTAGTGGAACCTCGTGCAAACGCTGATCTTCGTAGAGGGTTTCAGCTATTAGACCTAGACAATGGCATCGGCTGGGAACTTCTTACATCAATGGTCCGATACAAAGCAAGGCAAAGAATCAGTGCAAAAGCAGCTCTTGCTCACCCATATTTCGATAGACAAGGATTACTTGCGTTATCCGTCATGCAAAACTTGAGGATGCAGTACTTCAGGGCTACACAACAGGACTACAGTGAAGCAGCGAATTGGGTGATTCAGTTAATGGCAAGAAATGGGACAGAAAAAGATGGCGGATTCACAGAAACACAACTCCAAGAGCTCAGG GAGAAAGAGCCTCGAAAGAAGGCGAGTGCGCAGAGAAACGCTCTTGCATCAGCACTTAGGCTTCAGAGGAAGCTTGTAAAAACAGTTACTGAGACTATAGATGAGATTAGCGATGGACGCAAGACTGTGTGGTGGAACCGATGGATCCCCAGGGAAGAGTGA
- the LOC104787938 gene encoding uncharacterized protein LOC104787938 — MLVQRRVMSWRRIWKSLQAASAHCLLFSFTLLLALKLDHLVSHSWWFIFTPLWLFHAVIARGRFSLPAPSMPHDRHWAPFHSVMAAPLLVAFEILLCVHLEDKYVVDLKIVFLPLLAFEVAILIDNVRMCRTLMPGDEETMSDEAIWETLPHFWVSISMVFFIAATTFTLLKLCGDVAALGWWDLFINFGIAECFAFLVCTKWSNQSIHRYSHVPEPSSSSMVVRYLDWNRGLVVTADDEHQQSNRICGLQDIGGHVMKIPFITFQVILFMRLEGTPASAKNIPILVLFVPLFLLQGAGIFFAIFRLVEKSVLLINSGGSSSYGRYYSATSSAREFLGFFQHGARLLGWWSIDEGSREEQARLYSGEATGYNTFSPEVVKKMPKSDLVEEIWRLQAALSEQTDITSYSQQEYEKLQNEKILCRVCFEDPINVVLLPCRHHVLCSTCCEKCKKCPICRVLIEERMPVYDV, encoded by the exons ATGTTGGTACAGAGAAGAGTAATGAGTTGGAGAAGAATCTGGAAGTCTCTTCAAGCGGCTTCTGCGCATTGTTTGCTCTTCTCTTTCACGCTTCTTCTTGCTTTGAAGCTTGATCATCTCGTTTCTCATTCATGGTG GTTTATATTTACACCTTTGTGGCTGTTTCATGCTGTGATTGCTCGTGGTAGATTCTCGTTGCCTGCTCCATCAATGCCTCATGATCGACAT TGGGCACCTTTTCATTCGGTTATGGCAGCACCACTGCTTGTTGCGTTTGAGATCCTTCTCTGTGTCCATCTTGAAGATAAATATG TTGTTGACTTAAAGATTGTCTTTCTACCATTGCTTGCGTTTGAGGTAGCAATTTTGATAGATAATGTCAG GATGTGTAGAACACTCATGCCTGGAGATGAGGAAACTATGAGTGATGAAGCCATATGGGAAACACTTCCG CATTTTTGGGTTTCCATATCTATGGTTTTCTTCATTGCCGCAACAACCTTCACCCTTCTTAAATTATGTG GTGACGTAGCTGCATTGGGATGGTGGGACTTATTTATAAACTTCGG AATAGCAGAGTGCTTTGCCTTTCTTGTCTGTACAAAGTGGAGCAATCAATCAATTCATAGGTATTCACATGTACCGGAACCTAGTTCATCTTCGATGGTAGTAAGATATCTGGACTGGAACAGAGGTCTAGTTGTAACCGCTGACGACGAGCATCAGCAAAGCAACAGAATATGCGGTCTCCAAGATATTGGTGGACATGTTATGAAAATACCATTCATTACCTTTCAAGTTATCCTTTTCATGCGCTTAGAG GGAACACCCGCTTCTGCCAAGAACATTCCGATTTTAGTTCTGTTTGTACCACTTTTTCTGCTACAAGGAGCTGGGATCTTTTTTGCTATATTTAGGTTGGTTGAGAAATCAGTCTTATTAATAAATAGTGGTGGTAGTTCTTCTTATGGAAGATATTATAGTGCAACATCATCAGCTCGTGAATTCCTCGGATTCTTTCAACATGGTGCAAG ATTACTTGGCTGGTGGTCGATTGATGAAGGAAGTCGAGAGGAACAAGCTAGGCTCTACTCTGGAGAAGCTACTGG ATACAACACCTTCTCGCCAGAGGTTGTGAAGAAAATGCCAAAGTCTGATCTTGTTGAAGAG ATATGGAGACTCCAAGCTGCATTGAGTGAGCAAACAGATATAACCAGTTATAGCCAGCAAGAATACGAAAAGCTTCAAAAC GAGAAGATTCTTTGTAGAGTTTGCTTTGAAGATCCGATCAACGTGGTTCTACTCCCATGTAGACATCACGTCCTCTGCAG TACATGCTGCGAGAAATGCAAGAAATGTCCGATTTGTCGTGTCCTGATCGAGGAGCGTATGCCTGTATACGATGTGTAG
- the LOC104787941 gene encoding uncharacterized protein LOC104787941 yields the protein MQARFELDEDWQRISVIHQMGHLWRSHKSVTVKAINLAANNQERMNLRPPNIGPVDWQKFVKLKTSAAFKAVSEKYKAKRKNQIPHTTSRKGISRLTEEMKAESEDPSSVTRLDVWIKSRTKKDGTPVDTNAADLIQKAAEIGGSDAPAFLTNPDEDHLAKLLGPDNSGRLRAMGRGMSKTKLACLQMQSKCMAEMEERQVKLVKQVNALESELGRIKNQRPEAEMDENSAARVTYSYFFSYQLSDSS from the exons ATGCAGGCAAGGTTTGAGCTTGATGAAGATTGGCAAAGGATATCTGTGATTCACCAGATGGGACATTTGTGGCGATCACACAAGTCTGTCACGGTGAAGGCTATAAATTTGGCTGCAAATAACCAAGAGAGGATGAATTTGAGACCACCAAATATTGGTCCTGTTGATTGGCAAAAATTTGTCAAACTCAAAACTAGTGCTGCATTTAAG GCCGTGAGtgagaaatataaagcaaaaagaaagaatcagataCCTCACACCACTAGTCGTAAAGGGATCAGCAGACTAACAGAAGAAATG AAAGCTGAAAGTGAAGATCCTTCCAGCGTGACAAGACTAGATGTTTGGATCAAGTCTCGCACCAAAAAGGATGGTACACCAGTAGATACGAATGCAGCTGATTTGATT CAAAAAGCAGCTGAAATTGGTGGAAGTGATGCTccagcatttttaacaaatccagATGAAGATCACCTCGCCAAGCTTTTAGGACCTGACAATTCTGGTAGGCTGAGGGCAATGGGTAGAGGCATGAGTAAGACCAAATTAGCTTGTTTACAAATGCAGAGCAAGTGTATGGCTGAAATGGAAGAGCGGcaagtaaaattagtaaaacaggTCAATGCCTTGGAAAGTGAACTTGGCAGAATCAAGAATCAG agaccagaagctgaaatggatgaaaactcagctgcaagagtaacatattcttacttcttttcatatcagctaagtgattcttcttag
- the LOC104787942 gene encoding AP2/ERF and B3 domain-containing transcription repressor RAV2-like — protein sequence MDSSCIEEISSSTSESFSTTTAKKLSPPLPPAATFRLYRMGSGGSSVVLDLENGVETESRKLPSSKYKGVVPQPNGRWGAQIYEKHQRVWLGTFNEQEEAARSYDIAALRFRGRDAVVNFKTLLEDGDLAFLEAHSKAEIVDMLRKHTYVDELEQNNKRRLLLSFDANGKRNGSSTALNDNVLRTREVLFEKAVTPSDVGKLNRLVIPKQHAEKHFPLPSRSPSRSPSVTKGVLINFEDVNGKVWRFRYSYWNSSQSYVLTKGWSRFVKEKNLRAGDVVTFQRSTGLDQQLYIDWKVRSGPRENPVQVVVRLFGVDIFNVNTVKPNDVVAVCGRKRSRVADDMFGLRCSKKQTIVNAL from the coding sequence ATGGATTCTAGTTGCATAGAAGAGATAAGTTCCTCCACTTCGGAATCTTTCTCCACCACCACAGCCAAGAAactctctcctcctcttcctccggCAGCGACGTTTCGTCTCTACCGGATGGGAAGCGGCGGAAGCAGCGTCGTGTTGGATTTAGAGAACGGCGTCGAGACAGAGTCACGGAAGCTACCGTCGTCAAAATACAAAGGCGTGGTTCCTCAGCCTAACGGAAGATGGGGAGCTCAGATTTACGAGAAGCACCAACGAGTATGGCTCGGCACTTTCAACGAGCAAGAAGAAGCCGCTCGCTCCTACGACATCGCCGCACTTCGGTTCCGCGGCCGCGACGCCGTCGTCAACTTCAAGACCCTTCTCGAAGACGGAGATTTAGCTTTTCTTGAAGCTCACTCGAAAGCTGAGATCGTCGACATGTTGAGGAAACACACCTACGTCGACGAGCTTGAACAGAACAATAAACGGCGGTTGCTTCTCTCCTTCGACGCCAACGGGAAACGTAACGGATCTAGTACGGCTTTAAACGACAACGTTTTGAGGACGCGTGAAGTGCTTTTCGAGAAAGCTGTAACGCCTAGCGACGTAGGGAAGCTGAACCGTCTCGTGATACCTAAACAACACGCCGAGAAGCATTTCCCGTTACCGTCACGTTCACCGTCACGTTCACCGTCAGTAACTAAAGGCGTTTTGATCAACTTCGAAGACGTTAACGGTAAAGTGTGGAGGTTCCGTTACTCATACTGGAACAGTAGTCAAAGTTACGTGTTGACCAAGGGATGGAGTAGATTCGTCAAGGAGAAGAATCTCCGAGCCGGTGATGTTGTTACTTTCCAGAGATCGACTGGACTAGACCAGCAGCTTTATATTGATTGGAAAGTTCGGTCTGGTCCGAGGGAAAATCCGGTTCAGGTAGTGGTTCGGCTTTTCGGAGTTGATATCTTTAATGTGAATACCGTGAAGCCAAACGACGTTGTAGCCGTTTGCGGTAGAAAGAGATCTCGAGTTGCTGATGATATGTTTGGGTTACGGTGTTCCAAGAAACAGACGATAGTAAATGCTTTGTGa
- the LOC104787937 gene encoding transcription factor bHLH30, translating into MCAKKEEEEEEDSSRAMNNIQNYQNDLFFHQLISHHHHHHDPSQSETFGASGNVGSGFTIFSQDSVSPIWSLPPATSIQPPFDQFPPPSSTPASFYGSFFNRNRAHHGQGLQFGYEGFGGATSAAHHHHEQLRILSEALGPVVQAGSGPFGLQAELGKMTAQEIMDAKALAASKSHSEAERRRRERINNHLAKLRSILPNTTKTDKASLLAEVIQHVKELKRETSVISETNLVPTESDELTVAFTEEEETGDGKFVIKASLCCEDRSDLLPDMIKTLKAMRLKTLKAEITTVGGRVKNVLFVTGEESSGEEVEEQYCIGTIEEALKALMEKSNVEESSSSGNAKRQRMSSHNTITIVEQQQHHHR; encoded by the exons ATGTGcgcaaagaaagaagaagaagaagaagaagacagttcTAGAGCCATGAACAACATACAAAATTACCAAAACGACCTCTTCTTCCACCAACTcatctctcatcatcatcatcatcacgatCCCTCTCAATCCGAAACCTTTGGAGCATCCGGTAACGTTGGATCCGGATTCACTATCTTCTCTCAAGATTCCGTCTCCCCAATATGGTCTCTCCCTCCAGCTACTTCGATCCAACCACCGTTCGATCAGTTCCCTCCTCCCTCTTCTACTCCAGCATCTTTCTACGGAAGTTTCTTCAACAGAAATCGAGCTCATCACGGCCAGGGATTACAGTTCGGGTACGAGGGTTTTGGTGGAGCCACGTCAGCAgcacatcatcatcatgaacAGCTTCGGATCTTGTCTGAGGCTTTAGGTCCGGTAGTGCAAGCCGGTTCGGGTCCTTTTGGGTTACAAGCTGAGTTAGGGAAGATGACAGCACAAGAGATCATGGACGCTAAAGCTTTAGCTGCTTCAAAGAGTCATAGTGAAGctgagagaagacgaagagagagaatCAATAATCATCTCGCTAAGCTCCGTAGCATATTACCCAACACCACCAAA ACGGATAAAGCGTCGTTACTAGCTGAAGTGATCCAACATGTTAAAGAGTTGAAGAGAGAGACATCAGTGATCTCTGAGACAAATCTTGTCCCAACGGAGAGCGACGAGTTAACAGTAGCCTTcacggaggaggaagagacCGGCGATGGCAAATTCGTAATTAAAGCGTCGCTTTGCTGTGAAGATAGGTCGGATCTTTTGCCTGACATGATCAAAACGTTGAAAGCGATGCGTCTCAAAACGCTCAAGGCGGAGATAACCACGGTTGGGGGACGAGTCAAGAACGTCTTGTTCGTCACCGGAGAAGAGAGCTCCGGGGAGGAAGTGGAGGAACAGTATTGTATAGGGACGATAGAGGAGGCTTTGAAGGCATTGATGGAGAAGAGCAACGTGGaggaatcatcttcttctgggAATGCTAAGAGACAGAGAATGAGTAGTCACAACACTATCACTATCgtcgaacaacaacaacatcatcatagGTAA